The following proteins are co-located in the Castor canadensis chromosome 5, mCasCan1.hap1v2, whole genome shotgun sequence genome:
- the Eif4g1 gene encoding eukaryotic translation initiation factor 4 gamma 1 isoform X5 has protein sequence MNTPSQPRQHFYPSRAQPPSSAASRVQSAAPARPGPAAHVYPAGSQVMMIPSQISYSASQGAYYIPGQGRSTYVVPTQQYPVQPGAPGFYPGASPTEFGTYAGAYYPAQGVQQFPAGVAPAPVLMNQPPQIAPKRERKTIRIRDPNQGGKDITEEIMSGARTASTPTPPQTGGGLEPQPNGETPQVAVIVRPDDRSQGAVIGGRPGLPGPEHSPSESQPSSPSPTPSPPPILEPGSEPNLGVLSIPGDTMTTGIIQMSVEESTPISRETGEPYCLSPEPTLAEPILEVEVTLSKPIPESEFSSSPLQVPTPLASHKVEIHEPNGIVPSEDLEPEVESSPELAPPPLSACPSESPVPVAPTAQPEELLNGAPSPPAVDLSPVSEPEEQAKDVTNASVASSTILSATPATSPAQEEEIEEEEEEEEEGGEAAEAESEKGGEELLPPENTLVAAHLSQNLEVAAVTQVAVSVPKRRRKIKELNKKEAVGDLLDAFKEVNPAVPEVENQPPAGNNPGSESEGSSVTPRPEEVDETWDSKEDKIHNAENIQPGEQKYEYKSDQWKPLNLEEKKRYDREFLLGFQFIFASLQKPEGLPHITDVVLDKANKTPLRPLDPSRLPGINCGPDFTPPFANLGRPALSNRGPPRGGPGGELPRGPQAGLGPRRSQQGPRKEPRKIIATVLMTEDIKLNKAEKAWKPSSKRTAADKDRGEEDADGSKTQDLFRRVRSILNKLTPQMFQQLMKQVTQLAIDTEERLKGVIDLIFEKAISEPNFSVAYANMCRCLMALKVPTTEKPTVTVNFRKLLLNRCQKEFEKDKDDDEVFEKKQKEMDEAATAEERGRLKEELEEARDIARRRSLGNIKFIGELFKLKMLTEAIMHDCVVKLLKNHDEESLECLCRLLTTIGKDLDFAKAKPRMDQYFNQMEKIIKEKKTSSRIRFMLQDVLDLRQSNWVPRRGDQGPKTIDQIHKEAEMEEHREHIKVQQLMAKGSDKRRGGPPGPPISRGLPLVDDGGWNTVPISKGSRPIDTSRLTKITKPGSIDSNNQLFAPGGRLSWGKGSSGGSGAKTSDAASEAARPATSTLNRFSALQQTVPTESTDNRRVVQRSSLSRERGEKAGDRGDRLERSERGGDRGDRLDRARTPATKRSFSKEVEERSRERPSQTEGLRKAASLTEDRGLDAVKREAPLPPVSPPKAALSEEELEKKSKAIIEEYLHLNDMKEAVQCVQELASTSLLFIFVRHGIESTLERSTIAREHMGRLLHQLLCVGHLSTAQYYQGLYEILELAEDMEIDIPHVWLYLAELVTPILQEGGVPMGELFREITKPLRPMGKATSLLLEILGLLCKSMGPKKVGMLWREAGLSWKEFLPEGQDVGAFVAGQKVEYTLGEESESPGQRALAFEEISRQLEKLLKEGSSNQQVFDWIEANLNEQQIASNTLVRALMTTVCYSAIIFETPLRVDVAVLKARARLLQKYLCDEQKELQALYALQALVVTLEQPANLLRMFFDALYDEDVVKEDAFYSWESSKDPAEQQGKGVALKSVTAFFNWLREAEEEESDHN, from the exons ATGAACACGCCTTCTCAGCCCCGCCAG CACTTCTACCCTAGCCGGGCCCAGCCCCCCAGCAGTGCAGCCTCCCGAGTGCAGAGTGCAGCCCCTGCCCGTCCTGGCCCAGCTGCCCATGTCTACCCTGCTGGATCCCAAGTAATGATGATCCCTTCCCAGATCTCCTATTCAGCCTCCCAGGGGGCTTACTACATCCCTGGACAG GGGCGTTCCACATATGTTGTCCCGACACAGCAGTACCCTGTGCAGCCAGGAGCCCCAGGCTTCTATCCGGGTGCAAGCCCTACTGAGTTTGGGACCTACG CTGGCGCCTACTACCCAGCCCAAGGTGTGCAGCAGTTTCCTGCTGGCGTGGCCCCTGCCCCAGTTTTGATGAACCAGCCACCCCAGATTGCTCCTAAGAGGGAGCGTAAAACA ATTCGAATTCGAGATCCAAACCAAGGAGGGAAGGATATTACGGAGGAGATCATGTCTGGGGCCCGCACTGCCTCCACACCCACCCCTCCCCAG ACGGGAGGCGGTCTGGAGCCTCAACCTAATGGGGAGACGCCCCAGGTTGCTGTCATTGTCCGGCCAG ATGACCGGTCTCAGGGAGCAGTCATTGGGGGCCGGCCAGGGCTGCCTGGTCCAGAGCACAGCCCTTCAGAATCCCAGCCTTCATCACCTTCTCCGACCCCATCACCACCCCCAATCTTGGAACCGGGATCTGAACCTAATCTTGGAGTACTCTCTATTCCTGGGGACACTATGACAACAGGGATAATACAAATGTCTGTAGAAGAATCAACCCCCATCTCCCGTGAAACTGGGGAGCCATATTGCCTCTCTCCAGAACCCACTCTTGCTGAACCCATACTGGAAGTAGAAGTGACACTCAGCAAACCAATTCCAGAATCCGAGTTCTCTTCCAGTCCTCTCCAGGTTCCTACCCCTCTGGCATCTCACAAGGTGGAAATTCATGAGCCTAATGGCATAGTCCCATCTGAGGATCTGGAACCAGAGGTGGAGTCAAGCCCAGAGCTTGCTCCTCCTCCACTTTCTGCTTGCCCTTCTGAATCCCCTGTGCCTGTTGCTCCAACTGCCCAACCTGAGGAACTGCTCAACGGAGCCCCCTCGCCACCAGCTGTGGACTTAAGCCCAGTAAGTGAGCCAGAGGAGCAGGCCAAGGACGTTACAAATGCATCAGTGGCTTCCTCCACCATCCTCTCTGCCACTCCAGCTACGTCTCCTGCTCAGGAGGAGGAaatagaggaggaagaggaggaagaagaagaaggaggagaagcagCAGAGGCTGAGAgtgagaagggaggagaagagcTGCTCCCCCCAGAGAACACCCTTGTTGCAGCCCACTTGTCCCAGAATTTGGAGGTGGCAGCAGTCACCCAAG tgGCAGTATCTGTGCCAAAGAGGAGACGGAAAATTAAGGAACTAAATAAGAAGGAGGCTGTTGGAGACCTTCTAGATGCCTTCAAGGAG GTGAACCCAGCAGTGCCAGAAGTGGAAAATCAGCCTCCTGCAGGCAACAATCCAGGCTCAGAGTCTGAGGGGAGCAGTGTGACTCCACGGCCTGAGGAAGTGGATGAGACCTGGGATTCCAAGGAAGATAAAATTCATAATGCTGAGAACATACAGCCCGGGGAACAGAAGTATGAATATAAGTCAG ATCAGTGGAAGCCTCTGAACCTTGAAGAGAAGAAGCGGTATGACCGAGAGTTCCTGCTTGGCTTTCAGTTCATCTTTGCCAGTCTGCAGAAGCCAGAGGGATTGCCCCATATCACTGATGTGGTGCTAGACAAG GCCAATAAAACACCATTGCGGCCACTGGATCCCTCCAGACTACCTGGCATAAACTGTGGCCCAGACTTCACTCCACCTTTTGCCAACCTTGGCCGACCAGCCCTTAGCAACCGTGGGCCCCCAAGGGGTGGGCCAGGTGGGGAGCTGCCCCGAGGGCCG caggctggcctgggacccaGGCGCTCCCAGCAGGGCCCCCGAAAAGAACCACGAAAGATCATTGCCACTGTGTTAATGACTGAAGATATAAAACTAAACAAAGCAGAGAAGGCTTGGAAACCCAGCAGCAAGCGGACAGCAGCTGATAAGGACAGAGGGGAAGAGGATGCTGATGGCAGCAAAACCCAG GACCTGTTCCGCAGGGTGCGCTCCATCCTGAATAAGCTGACACCCCAGATGTTCCAGCAGCTGATGAAGCAGGTGACACAGCTGGCCATTGACACCGAGGAACGCCTCAAAGGGGTCATTGATCTCATCTTTGAGAAGGCCATTTCAGAGCCCAACTTCTCTGTGGCCTATGCCAACATGTGCCGCTGTCTCATGGCG CTGAAAGTGCCCACTACAGAAAAGCCAACAGTGACTGTGAACTTTCGAAAACTGTTGTTGAATCGATGTCAGAAGGAGTTTGAAAAAGACAAAGATGATGatgaagtttttgaaaaaaagcaaaaagagatggatGAAGCTGCTACG GCAGAGGAACGGGGACGCCTGAAGGAAGAACTGGAAGAGGCTCGGGACATAGCCCGGCGCCGCTCTTTAGGGAATATCAAGTTTATTGGGGAGTTGTTCAAACTGAAGATGTTAACAGAGGCAATAATGCACGACTGCGTGGTCAAACTACTTAAGAACCATGATGAAGAGTCCCTGGAATGCCTCTGCCGTCTGCTCACCACCATTGGAAAAGACCTGGATTTTGCAAAAGCCAAG CCCCGAATGGATCAGTATTTCAACCAGAtggaaaaaatcattaaagaaaagaaGACCTCATCTCGAATCCGCTTTATGCTACAGGATGTACTAGATCTGCGGCAG AGCAATTGGGTGCCACGCCGAGGGGATCAGGGTCCCAAGACCATTGATCAGATCCataaggaggctgagatggaggaaCATCGAGAACACATTAAAGTGCAGCAACTTATGGCCAAGGGCAGCGACAAGCGACGGGGTGGCCCTCCAGGCCCACCCATCA GTCGTGGCCTTCCGCTCGTGGATGATGGTGGCTGGAACACAGTCCCCATCAGCAAAGGTAGCCGCCCCATTGACACTTCACGACTCACCAAGATCACAAAG CCTGGCTCCATTGATTCTAACAACCAGCTCTTTGCACCTGGAGGGCGGCTGAGCTGGGGCAAGGGTAGCAGTGGGGGCTCAGGAGCCAAGACCTCAGATGCAG CATCAGAAGCTGCTCGTCCAGCTACTAGTACCTTAAATCGTTTCTCGGCCCTTCAACAAACAGTACCTACAGAAAGCACAGATAACCGACGTGTTGTACAGAG GAGTAGCTTGAGCCGCGAACGTGGTGAGAAAGCTGGGGACAGGGGAGACCGACTAGAGCGGAGTGAACGGGGAGGTGACCGTGGGGATCGACTCGATCGTGCACGAACACCTGCCACCAAGCGGAGTTTTAGCAAGGAAGTGGAGGAGCGGAGTAGAGAGCGGCCTTCCCAGACTGAGGGACTGCGCAAGGCAGCTAGCCTTACAGAGGATCGTGGGCTGGATGCTG TGAAGCGGGAAGCCCCTCTGCCCCCAGTGAGCCCTCCAAAAGCTGCACTCTCTGAAGAGGAGCTGGAAAAGAAATCCAAGGCCATCATTGAGGAATATCTCCATCTCAATGACATGAAG GAGGCAGTGCAGTGTGTGCAGGAGCTAGCCTCAACTTCCCTGCTCTTCATCTTTGTGCGGCATGGCATCGAGTCTACACTGGAGCGTAGCACCATAGCTCGTGAGCACATGGGGCGGCTGCTGCACCAGCTGCTCTGCGTTGGGCACCTCTCCACTGCCCAGTACTACCAAGG ACTGTATGAAATTCTGGAATTGGCTGAAGACATGGAAATTGACATTCCTCATGTGTGGCTTTACCTGGCAGAACTGGTAacgcctattctgcaggaaggtGGGGTGCCCATGGGAGAACTATTTAG GGAGATTACAAAGCCTCTGAGACCCATGGGCAAAGCTACTTCCCTGTTGCTGGAGATCCTGGGTCTCCTGTGCAAAAGCATG GGTCCCAAAAAGGTGGGGATGTTGTGGCGAGAGGCTGGGCTCAGCTGGAAGGAATTTCTACCTGAAGGCCAGGATGTTGGTGCATTCGTCGCTGGACAG AAGGTGGAATATACCCTGGGAGAGGAGTCTGAATCCCCTGGCCAAAGGGCACTTGCTTTTGAGGAGATCAGCAGGCAGCTGGAGAAGCTGCTGAAGGAGGGCAGCAGCAACCAGCAGGTGTTCGACTGGATAGAG GCTAACCTGAATGAGCAGCAGATAGCATCCAATACTTTAGTTCGAGCCCTCATGACAACTGTCTGCTATTCTGCAATTATCT TTGAGACTCCTCTTCGAGTGGATGTTGCAGTGCTGAAAGCACGAGCGAGACTGCTACAGAAATACCTGTGTGATGAACAGAAGGAGCTGCAAGCGCTTTATGCCCTCCAGGCCCTTGTAGTGACCTTAGAACAGCCTGCCA ACCTGCTTCGGATGTTCTTTGATGCTCTGTATGATGAGGACGTGGTGAAGGAGGATGCTTTCTACAGCTGGGAGAGCAGCAAGGACCCCGCGGAGCAGCAGGGCAAGGGTGTGGCCCTTAAATCTGTCACAGCCTTCTTCAATTGGCTTCGTGAGGCTGAGGAGGAAGAGTCTGACCACAACTGA
- the Eif4g1 gene encoding eukaryotic translation initiation factor 4 gamma 1 isoform X6 translates to MSGARTASTPTPPQTGGGLEPQPNGETPQVAVIVRPDDRSQGAVIGGRPGLPGPEHSPSESQPSSPSPTPSPPPILEPGSEPNLGVLSIPGDTMTTGIIQMSVEESTPISRETGEPYCLSPEPTLAEPILEVEVTLSKPIPESEFSSSPLQVPTPLASHKVEIHEPNGIVPSEDLEPEVESSPELAPPPLSACPSESPVPVAPTAQPEELLNGAPSPPAVDLSPVSEPEEQAKDVTNASVASSTILSATPATSPAQEEEIEEEEEEEEEGGEAAEAESEKGGEELLPPENTLVAAHLSQNLEVAAVTQVAVSVPKRRRKIKELNKKEAVGDLLDAFKEVNPAVPEVENQPPAGNNPGSESEGSSVTPRPEEVDETWDSKEDKIHNAENIQPGEQKYEYKSDQWKPLNLEEKKRYDREFLLGFQFIFASLQKPEGLPHITDVVLDKANKTPLRPLDPSRLPGINCGPDFTPPFANLGRPALSNRGPPRGGPGGELPRGPQAGLGPRRSQQGPRKEPRKIIATVLMTEDIKLNKAEKAWKPSSKRTAADKDRGEEDADGSKTQDLFRRVRSILNKLTPQMFQQLMKQVTQLAIDTEERLKGVIDLIFEKAISEPNFSVAYANMCRCLMALKVPTTEKPTVTVNFRKLLLNRCQKEFEKDKDDDEVFEKKQKEMDEAATAEERGRLKEELEEARDIARRRSLGNIKFIGELFKLKMLTEAIMHDCVVKLLKNHDEESLECLCRLLTTIGKDLDFAKAKPRMDQYFNQMEKIIKEKKTSSRIRFMLQDVLDLRQSNWVPRRGDQGPKTIDQIHKEAEMEEHREHIKVQQLMAKGSDKRRGGPPGPPISRGLPLVDDGGWNTVPISKGSRPIDTSRLTKITKPGSIDSNNQLFAPGGRLSWGKGSSGGSGAKTSDAASEAARPATSTLNRFSALQQTVPTESTDNRRVVQRSSLSRERGEKAGDRGDRLERSERGGDRGDRLDRARTPATKRSFSKEVEERSRERPSQTEGLRKAASLTEDRGLDAVKREAPLPPVSPPKAALSEEELEKKSKAIIEEYLHLNDMKEAVQCVQELASTSLLFIFVRHGIESTLERSTIAREHMGRLLHQLLCVGHLSTAQYYQGLYEILELAEDMEIDIPHVWLYLAELVTPILQEGGVPMGELFREITKPLRPMGKATSLLLEILGLLCKSMGPKKVGMLWREAGLSWKEFLPEGQDVGAFVAGQKVEYTLGEESESPGQRALAFEEISRQLEKLLKEGSSNQQVFDWIEANLNEQQIASNTLVRALMTTVCYSAIIFETPLRVDVAVLKARARLLQKYLCDEQKELQALYALQALVVTLEQPANLLRMFFDALYDEDVVKEDAFYSWESSKDPAEQQGKGVALKSVTAFFNWLREAEEEESDHN, encoded by the exons ATGTCTGGGGCCCGCACTGCCTCCACACCCACCCCTCCCCAG ACGGGAGGCGGTCTGGAGCCTCAACCTAATGGGGAGACGCCCCAGGTTGCTGTCATTGTCCGGCCAG ATGACCGGTCTCAGGGAGCAGTCATTGGGGGCCGGCCAGGGCTGCCTGGTCCAGAGCACAGCCCTTCAGAATCCCAGCCTTCATCACCTTCTCCGACCCCATCACCACCCCCAATCTTGGAACCGGGATCTGAACCTAATCTTGGAGTACTCTCTATTCCTGGGGACACTATGACAACAGGGATAATACAAATGTCTGTAGAAGAATCAACCCCCATCTCCCGTGAAACTGGGGAGCCATATTGCCTCTCTCCAGAACCCACTCTTGCTGAACCCATACTGGAAGTAGAAGTGACACTCAGCAAACCAATTCCAGAATCCGAGTTCTCTTCCAGTCCTCTCCAGGTTCCTACCCCTCTGGCATCTCACAAGGTGGAAATTCATGAGCCTAATGGCATAGTCCCATCTGAGGATCTGGAACCAGAGGTGGAGTCAAGCCCAGAGCTTGCTCCTCCTCCACTTTCTGCTTGCCCTTCTGAATCCCCTGTGCCTGTTGCTCCAACTGCCCAACCTGAGGAACTGCTCAACGGAGCCCCCTCGCCACCAGCTGTGGACTTAAGCCCAGTAAGTGAGCCAGAGGAGCAGGCCAAGGACGTTACAAATGCATCAGTGGCTTCCTCCACCATCCTCTCTGCCACTCCAGCTACGTCTCCTGCTCAGGAGGAGGAaatagaggaggaagaggaggaagaagaagaaggaggagaagcagCAGAGGCTGAGAgtgagaagggaggagaagagcTGCTCCCCCCAGAGAACACCCTTGTTGCAGCCCACTTGTCCCAGAATTTGGAGGTGGCAGCAGTCACCCAAG tgGCAGTATCTGTGCCAAAGAGGAGACGGAAAATTAAGGAACTAAATAAGAAGGAGGCTGTTGGAGACCTTCTAGATGCCTTCAAGGAG GTGAACCCAGCAGTGCCAGAAGTGGAAAATCAGCCTCCTGCAGGCAACAATCCAGGCTCAGAGTCTGAGGGGAGCAGTGTGACTCCACGGCCTGAGGAAGTGGATGAGACCTGGGATTCCAAGGAAGATAAAATTCATAATGCTGAGAACATACAGCCCGGGGAACAGAAGTATGAATATAAGTCAG ATCAGTGGAAGCCTCTGAACCTTGAAGAGAAGAAGCGGTATGACCGAGAGTTCCTGCTTGGCTTTCAGTTCATCTTTGCCAGTCTGCAGAAGCCAGAGGGATTGCCCCATATCACTGATGTGGTGCTAGACAAG GCCAATAAAACACCATTGCGGCCACTGGATCCCTCCAGACTACCTGGCATAAACTGTGGCCCAGACTTCACTCCACCTTTTGCCAACCTTGGCCGACCAGCCCTTAGCAACCGTGGGCCCCCAAGGGGTGGGCCAGGTGGGGAGCTGCCCCGAGGGCCG caggctggcctgggacccaGGCGCTCCCAGCAGGGCCCCCGAAAAGAACCACGAAAGATCATTGCCACTGTGTTAATGACTGAAGATATAAAACTAAACAAAGCAGAGAAGGCTTGGAAACCCAGCAGCAAGCGGACAGCAGCTGATAAGGACAGAGGGGAAGAGGATGCTGATGGCAGCAAAACCCAG GACCTGTTCCGCAGGGTGCGCTCCATCCTGAATAAGCTGACACCCCAGATGTTCCAGCAGCTGATGAAGCAGGTGACACAGCTGGCCATTGACACCGAGGAACGCCTCAAAGGGGTCATTGATCTCATCTTTGAGAAGGCCATTTCAGAGCCCAACTTCTCTGTGGCCTATGCCAACATGTGCCGCTGTCTCATGGCG CTGAAAGTGCCCACTACAGAAAAGCCAACAGTGACTGTGAACTTTCGAAAACTGTTGTTGAATCGATGTCAGAAGGAGTTTGAAAAAGACAAAGATGATGatgaagtttttgaaaaaaagcaaaaagagatggatGAAGCTGCTACG GCAGAGGAACGGGGACGCCTGAAGGAAGAACTGGAAGAGGCTCGGGACATAGCCCGGCGCCGCTCTTTAGGGAATATCAAGTTTATTGGGGAGTTGTTCAAACTGAAGATGTTAACAGAGGCAATAATGCACGACTGCGTGGTCAAACTACTTAAGAACCATGATGAAGAGTCCCTGGAATGCCTCTGCCGTCTGCTCACCACCATTGGAAAAGACCTGGATTTTGCAAAAGCCAAG CCCCGAATGGATCAGTATTTCAACCAGAtggaaaaaatcattaaagaaaagaaGACCTCATCTCGAATCCGCTTTATGCTACAGGATGTACTAGATCTGCGGCAG AGCAATTGGGTGCCACGCCGAGGGGATCAGGGTCCCAAGACCATTGATCAGATCCataaggaggctgagatggaggaaCATCGAGAACACATTAAAGTGCAGCAACTTATGGCCAAGGGCAGCGACAAGCGACGGGGTGGCCCTCCAGGCCCACCCATCA GTCGTGGCCTTCCGCTCGTGGATGATGGTGGCTGGAACACAGTCCCCATCAGCAAAGGTAGCCGCCCCATTGACACTTCACGACTCACCAAGATCACAAAG CCTGGCTCCATTGATTCTAACAACCAGCTCTTTGCACCTGGAGGGCGGCTGAGCTGGGGCAAGGGTAGCAGTGGGGGCTCAGGAGCCAAGACCTCAGATGCAG CATCAGAAGCTGCTCGTCCAGCTACTAGTACCTTAAATCGTTTCTCGGCCCTTCAACAAACAGTACCTACAGAAAGCACAGATAACCGACGTGTTGTACAGAG GAGTAGCTTGAGCCGCGAACGTGGTGAGAAAGCTGGGGACAGGGGAGACCGACTAGAGCGGAGTGAACGGGGAGGTGACCGTGGGGATCGACTCGATCGTGCACGAACACCTGCCACCAAGCGGAGTTTTAGCAAGGAAGTGGAGGAGCGGAGTAGAGAGCGGCCTTCCCAGACTGAGGGACTGCGCAAGGCAGCTAGCCTTACAGAGGATCGTGGGCTGGATGCTG TGAAGCGGGAAGCCCCTCTGCCCCCAGTGAGCCCTCCAAAAGCTGCACTCTCTGAAGAGGAGCTGGAAAAGAAATCCAAGGCCATCATTGAGGAATATCTCCATCTCAATGACATGAAG GAGGCAGTGCAGTGTGTGCAGGAGCTAGCCTCAACTTCCCTGCTCTTCATCTTTGTGCGGCATGGCATCGAGTCTACACTGGAGCGTAGCACCATAGCTCGTGAGCACATGGGGCGGCTGCTGCACCAGCTGCTCTGCGTTGGGCACCTCTCCACTGCCCAGTACTACCAAGG ACTGTATGAAATTCTGGAATTGGCTGAAGACATGGAAATTGACATTCCTCATGTGTGGCTTTACCTGGCAGAACTGGTAacgcctattctgcaggaaggtGGGGTGCCCATGGGAGAACTATTTAG GGAGATTACAAAGCCTCTGAGACCCATGGGCAAAGCTACTTCCCTGTTGCTGGAGATCCTGGGTCTCCTGTGCAAAAGCATG GGTCCCAAAAAGGTGGGGATGTTGTGGCGAGAGGCTGGGCTCAGCTGGAAGGAATTTCTACCTGAAGGCCAGGATGTTGGTGCATTCGTCGCTGGACAG AAGGTGGAATATACCCTGGGAGAGGAGTCTGAATCCCCTGGCCAAAGGGCACTTGCTTTTGAGGAGATCAGCAGGCAGCTGGAGAAGCTGCTGAAGGAGGGCAGCAGCAACCAGCAGGTGTTCGACTGGATAGAG GCTAACCTGAATGAGCAGCAGATAGCATCCAATACTTTAGTTCGAGCCCTCATGACAACTGTCTGCTATTCTGCAATTATCT TTGAGACTCCTCTTCGAGTGGATGTTGCAGTGCTGAAAGCACGAGCGAGACTGCTACAGAAATACCTGTGTGATGAACAGAAGGAGCTGCAAGCGCTTTATGCCCTCCAGGCCCTTGTAGTGACCTTAGAACAGCCTGCCA ACCTGCTTCGGATGTTCTTTGATGCTCTGTATGATGAGGACGTGGTGAAGGAGGATGCTTTCTACAGCTGGGAGAGCAGCAAGGACCCCGCGGAGCAGCAGGGCAAGGGTGTGGCCCTTAAATCTGTCACAGCCTTCTTCAATTGGCTTCGTGAGGCTGAGGAGGAAGAGTCTGACCACAACTGA